Sequence from the Miscanthus floridulus cultivar M001 chromosome 16, ASM1932011v1, whole genome shotgun sequence genome:
GACCGCGGCGGCCGGTTGGAGCTCCTgtggccggccatggcggcctctCTGGGCGCGGTTGAGGCGGGTGGGCGGAGACTCGCCGGAGCTCGCGGAAGGGGCTGTAGTGGCCCTGCCGAGCAGGCGCGGGAGACGGAGCTTGGCGTCTCATGCGGTGAATAACGAACGGCGCAGGTCGGGGTCGCGTGCGGGgaggaaataaaaaaaaatagaacGAACTGGTAAGTTATGTAACCAGTGGCAGTGGTGGATAATTTTTCCAACTCCACCAATTCTAGTTTGGTGGAGCACCCCTTGAGGAGATCCACCAAATTAGTGAATATGGCCCTTGGATCTATCTTTTTGGTGAATCCGGATTTGGTGGAGCCAGTGTGTTTGGGTAACTTTTCGTGGATTAGTGGATCTAGAGCCGGTAGAGTTgtcccaaacaggccctaattaAGCATTGTTGTTAACTTcccctttacaaaaattttccaGTTAGCATATTCAAAAAGTCAATACTATTGCATATGCTTTCCTTCTTGGCTTTGTTTACCTTTGATACACGGTAATGAGAAAGTGGGCCTTATTTGATGTCGGTGTTTTTTACCGGTAGATATTTGGTTCTTAGGGAACCCCGCTTGGTGCAAAGATCAATCACAAGGAAGacgagatttatactagttccaGCCCTCGTGGTCGAGTAATATGTCCAGTGTGGTGTTCTTGTATTCTGTATTCGGCGAGTTGAAGATTACAATGTAGCTATTACAATAGAGGGATCgctagctatttatatccggGATCAACTTGCCCTACAAGCTAAGAAGTCGTATCCCAGTCGGAGTCTTACGTAATCCTAAAatatccttccttgaataggCTTGTCGTTCCTAGTCATATCTCTTCTGATCTAGAGTTGGCTTTCAGCGAATCCTTTAGTCAGGATACCGGGGTATGGCATCGACATTAGCCCCCGAGCTTGTCTGCCATAAGGGCTTGTGTGTTCAGTCATCGGTCCTTTTACACTTCCTTGCAATTTTAGAATTCAGAGAATTCTTTAATGCTTGTAGAAGTCGAGAAGGTGTGACTCAGTGTGGGGCACATGTATTTACAAGTGGAACAGTCAAAACATTCAAGTTTCTAATACTATACTAGGTGAGTGTCCGTGCATTGCAACGGGAGCGCAACATTAAACCAAGACAATACAACTATTTCGTTGTTGGCAGAATTTGACATAGTTGATTGCAATAAAGATGATGTAAAACGGTTGTTTTCACACCTAAACACAAATGAAAGCAGAAGTAACAATACAACACACTGGGATAATTGGAGGCAACCCGTCTACGACTTACAGCTCATGAGAAGTGGAGTTACATGAGAGATTATTTACAAAGAGATAATTGAGGTAGCAGATTGATTAAATTGCATAGCATATGGTTAATGACCTCGAAGGCATCATCATGCTGACCCTTGTCAATTATGGTAGGACACCCAAAGAAAACTCGCATCTTGTTGCATTGATCTCTCAAATTAGCGAAGGCACTTGAAATACCCTGTAACACATAGTTCAATTAAACCAATCATACAATGATATTTTTCTACAAGCACTTAAACTAACAACTTATGAATCCTATGCAGACTATTTCAACCTTTTGTGTTCCAGACCAAGGTAGAAGAAAGAGCCAAAGGCAAAAAGGACATTTCACCGTGCTCCTCTCTCCTCAAAAGCTAGAAACGGATATTTTATTAGGCGGAGTGTCTAGCAATAAAATTGCCAAAAGCCAGAGTGTCCTCCAGCAAATCGGTCTATTTTGGGAGCAGAGGGTGGTCACTTTCAGTGTCCAGCAACCAATTTTACCTTTTTTTTATTTGGTTATATAGAAACATGTCGTGTTAGTGTGCGATGCGACGCGAGTTGAGTCGAGGGATCCAAATCCCtgacctgcaggctgcagctagCTAGCTAAGATTGAAGCGTTGGACTTCGATTATGAAACAAAACACACATTAGAGCAAGGTCAATAATAGAGCTAAGTGCTTAGCTATAAGCCAAGTTATAAGAGCCAAGCTATACAATAGTTAGTCTTCTATTTGTCTATAaaatttctttattattatatgtcTTTATTCTCTTCCCTATTCCTTCTCACATACATCTTTATTGGGACCCACTACTGCATATTCTTCCGTGTCCAAACTTGGTACTTGCATGGGAGCCAAGCTCTCTTCTGTCTCCTTCCTTCTCTCTTCTCTTCCATATCAGCAAAAATATTAGTTAGCTTGACTATAAGCCAATTATTGTACTTGCTCTTGCTACTATAAAATAAATCGCAGGAGGTCAAGATGCATGCATCCAACAGATGTGATTTAGCAGTTAGTCAGCATTTCATTCATTCGTCGGGACGGATCGGAATAAAGTCAAGATTCAAATAACGACAATTATTATGTATGCTGATCAACGTATATAAAATATATAAATGCTTAGTAAGTACGGTTGTGAAAATGATAAAGAAAAAAAACACTGGAGTCAACCTGCTATACGGATGATGAATACTCCTGTATACTCCGTCcataaaaaaaaatgcaattcttaTTTTTGGAAGagtaagtttaactaaatttatacaaATATTTATTAATATTTAAGATACCGAATAAGTATCGTTATGTTGACGACATTATATTGATGACATAAAAATGATATTTttgtataaacttgatcaaacttataAAAGCAACCGATATTGTTAGCTTAATTAAAGTCACAAGACCCAACCGACGGACACCTGCACATGCATGGATGAGCTGTGTCTCGTAGCAGCCGGGCTGACGCGGACGGACCCGTCGGGCCCGTCCCGTACGTAGGCGTTGAAGGTGCGACTGGAATTCTGATTCTGAATTCAATCCTTCCTTCAACCGTCCGTCTCCTAATAATCCCAGGACATTCCATCCGCCGTCAGGTGCTGTTTAGCAATAGGCCAATAGCTCCAGCTCCTCTCCACTCTTGTGAGGTTTTTAGGAACTCCTCAGATGAATTATCTCATTCGGCACAAAATAGCTCCTAAAGTTGGTAAAGTTATGCCAAACAATGCCTTATAATAGTACACGCGCAATGCGCTTCGTACTTGTATTGATTGTGCATTGTATACCCATGAACACTTTGGGTTCAAGGTTTAAAATTGCAGACTATACCAAATAGCGGCATTTTTTTCAATCATGTATACTACTTAATTTCTGTGCTGTCACGTGCATCGGCTGTCCACGACGCATATATAAAGACATCCCGATGGGGTTTCGAGAGGGCTTCAAGAGCTCCCTACACTGCCTTATATATAGCACTAGCTGCTAGGGGTTGCCGGGTTAGGTTAATGACTCCCGATTGTGGTAGATACACTATTGCATACAATCAGATCCTGACTCGACGACGGGCTTCTTTGACGTGCACACTTGTGGCAATGGCAGCCAACAAAGATGGACGAATTCGAGCGCCGGCGTGACGGCGCGGATGAAGAACCGCGTGGTCAGTGCGTCGGTCAGTCACTCaagttgttttctttctttctttctctctgatGAAATGAAAGAGAGAGACTAAGGGAAGAACAAGTCGCTGTTGTGTTGGagtgcaatgcaagtgcaacgGGTCCGTCCGATCCGACAGGTAGACGACGGACCCTGCTCTGCTCCTTTGCTGCCAAAGTGCATGCGCGTGCGTGCTCTGCTCTGCCCTGCTGCAACTGAGTGAATGCGTGCGCAGTGAGCTGCGTCGTCgtccctgctcctgctcctgctcctactcctactactgtTATATTATGTATTTTGGTACTCGCGTGGACTTTTTATCAGAACGGAGATAGAGTACTCCTAGGAGATTCAGAGAAAGCGACGGACAGACGCGGTTTTACCAGCGACAGCGAGCAAAGACAAGAAGCTCGTCGATCGGTGGCGGTCGATCGGGGCAGgagacgtcgacgtcgacgtcgacgtcggACTCGGTCCGCGGCTCGCGGCCCTGACTTGTCTCCTCCTCCGGTTCGCCCCctctgcggctgcggctgcataGCATAGCGTCTGCGTGCGTGCGGTGCTCCGTGGACTGTGTTGTTTCCAGCGGCTACCGGCTAGCGGCTTGCATGCTATATATACACAAATCCTCCGTCCTTCCCTTCCAAACTTCCAACCCCCCAAAAGCTCCGACCGAGCTGCTAGTGCTATGACTCTGCGGTCACTGGACCACCCAAAGCTCCTGCAGGCGACGAGccctactactagtagtagcaggGACCATCATCGTCTCATCAGCAGTCTCAGCGTCGTCGACGACATGCTCCCGCGGTCGCCCAAGCTGCTCAGGACCAACTCCTCCAAGAAGGTGCCGGCGGCCAGCAACCTGGAGCGGGCGCTGCTCAGCTTCAAGTCCTGGGAGGCCAGCGCCGGCGCCATCGACGACGCCAACAagcccgccgccgccgttccGGTTCCGCCGGCGTCGCCCGTGCAGCGCCGCATCCACGGCGCCAGGCCGGGACGCCTGGCCCTCCACAGCCcgaccagcggcggcggcaggccgGCCATGGCTGCTGCCGACACCACCGTCGACGTCCTGCGGTCCCCGCTCCACGAGGCCGCCGCCACCCGGGTGCAGAAGATGTTCAAGGGCCACCGCACGCGCCGCACCCTGGCCGACTGCGCCATCGTCATCGAGGAGCTGTGGTGGAAGCTCTgcgactccgcctcgctcgaccgcACCTCCATCTCCTTCTTCACCGCCACCGCCGGCGGGGGCAAGCAGGAGACGGCGGCGTCGCGGTGGGTCAGGGCCGGCAAGCGAATCGCCAAGGTCGGAAAGGGACTCTCCAAGGACGACAAGGCGCAGAAGCTCGCGCTCCGCCATTGGCTCGAAGCAGTACGTCCGTCCTTCTTCAATTccgtcctcgtcgtcgtcttcaGTATATAATGCATGCAACAAATGATGATAATTGCAGATCGACCCGCGGCATCGGTACGGGCACAACCTGCACCTCTACTACGACATCTGGTTCCAGAGCTCCAGCACGGAGCCATTCTTCTACTGGCTGGACATCGGAGGCGGCAGGGAGATCCATCACCCCAGCTGCCCCAGGACCAAGCTCAACTCGCAGCTCGTCATGTACCTGGGAATGGTGCGTCGTCGTTGCTGCCTACGAATTCATGAAGTTTCCTCCCCTTTCTTTGGTTTCGCCAGCCGGCCGGCCGCTGACTGACTGAAACGAATAATGGCATCCATTCAGAACGAGCGGGCGGCGTACCaagtggtggttgaggacgggaGGCTGACGTACCTGCAGACCGGGCTGCCCGTCAACACCACCGACGAGTCCAAATGGATCTTCGTGCTCAGCACCACCAGGTCGCTCTACGTCGGGCAGAAGCGCAAGGGCCAGTTCCAGCACTCGAGCTTCCTCGCCGGCGGCGCCACGTCCGCCGCGGGCAGGCTCGTCGCAAAGGACGGCGTCCTCAAGGCCATCTGGCCCTACAGCGGCCACTACCTCCCCACCGAGGAGAACTTCAACGAGTTCATCGCCTTCCTGCAGGAGAACAAGGTGGATCTCACCGACGTCAAGAGGTGCTCCGTGGACGACGAGGAGTACCCGTCGCTGAAGCGGAAGCAGCAGAGCATAGCCGACGACGAGGAGAAGGAGGCCAAGCTGGAGGCGGAGccggcagcagcaggcgccgtggATGCCAACGAGACCGGCAGCCGCGCGGTGGTGGCGAAATGGACGAGCGGCGCCGGCGCGCGCATCGGCTGCGTCCGGGACTACCCGGCGGAGCTGCAGAGCCGGGCGCTGGAGCAGGTCAACCTGTCGCCCAACAGGCCGGCGCCGCCGTGTCCGTGCCCGCCTCAGTCGCCGTGGGCAGGCAAGGCGCCCATCCCGTCGCCGCGTCCCAGCCCGCGCATCAGGCTGTCGCCGCGGGTGCAGTACATGGGCGTGCCCGCGGCGAGCCCGACCGGCCTGCGCCCGCCGCCGCTCAAGCAGCAGTGCCTCGGCCTCGGGCTCGGCATCCGCCCACCCACGGCGCACCTCACGCTGCCCGGCAACAAGAAAGGCAGCAAGGCCACCACCTCGTCACCAGCCAATCACTGACATCACATCATTCAGATGCAAACAGCAGTTTTGTTCTTGGCCTCGGAAGTAGTGCTCGCAGTAGATATATGGTTACATTACATACAGTAGCTGACTAGCAAGAGttttttagctttttaattacactGATTCCTCCATTTCTTTGTAATGCTCGTTGGTTTGTTCAAAATTAACCTGACCTGAAATCACTGCACAGCATAGAGCCACAGACTGGATTTTTGTTGATCGTCTAAACgggcttgtttagttgggtgaagttTAGGATTTTGGCtatcgtagcactttcgtttttatttggcaattagtatttaattatggactaattaggctcaaaacgtttgtctcgcgatttccaaccaaactgtacaattagttttttttcgtctacatttaatgctctatgcacgtatcgcaagattcgatgtgatggccaCTGTAGCTTTTGGaactaagggcgcgtttagatccaaaaaaaaaatttgggttttggctactgtagcactttcgtttgtatttggcaattagtgtctaattatggactaattaggttcgaaagtttcgtctcgcgatttctcacccaactgtgcaattagtttttttttcgtctacatttaatactccatgcatgtgccgcaagatttgatgtgacgggtactgcgtaaaaaattttggaatctaaacacGCCCTAAACAAGCCAAGTGAAAGAAAGAAACAAACCTCAAATCACTGACGACTGTGAACTTCACGCGCAGACTCTGAATGGATTTCATTGATCGTCTGAACTGAAAGAAAGACAGACAgacagaaagaaagaaagagtCATACTGGTCAGCCGAGACTGACAAGGACAGCACTGCTACGCCTCTTTGAACTGAaccaaagaatgaatgaaaaagaaaaaccagCAAGGCAGGTAGCCTCGAATGGAATGAGActgttcatcttcttcttctctccgAGTGAAGGCACGCGCTGTCACGTTAGACCCGTCTGGAATTGCGAACAACGCCAGGCGACTTGACAAAAGCTGAGCTTCTCTTTTGACCAACACCTTTTGTATACTAACGTCCCTTTAAGACGCAGGAATTTCAGACAAGAATTTTTCACAGAAATCACAAATCAGCCCATTTTAGAACTGTCGAACTGGTTTTGTGAGAACTGTTGAACCGGTTTTGAGTGCACACTTGGCATTCGTGTACTTAATGCCCTTAGTTTTCATTTCAGCCAAAAATCTCTTTTATTGGTACATGATCCTTATAGTCGACAGTTTTTAATGGCAGGCAGGCGAACGTGTTCGTTGACAGACAGACATCTCGCCCGTCAGCGTCTGTGTTACCTATCCAGGCTATTCTCAAGGCACGTGCCTCCGCGGTCAAGGGCTCTTAGATTTTTGGTCCCGTGCAAAACATTTGAATCAGACAGGGACTTTGCTTCACTTTCTGTGACGGCACACGTAGCCGCTGCACTGCTAGTACTTGGTCTTCTTACCCAGGGCCAGGCCAGGCCTTGCCTCGCCTCTTCACCGCTTGCACTTGGTTTGGTCTGGCTTCGGTCATTGCCAAACGCCAGCGCAGCATATTTCACCAGCAAATTACTAGGTAACCTCGAGGAAAGTACCTGGTTACTGCAATTGACAAAACCGTCGCCAATCCATAACCaaccatcagcctgttcgcttgatcgtatttgatttataagccatagcttatcaaccaatgaacaatatttttctcttacaccaaatcaaTCAACGGTATTTTCAGCcataacttataagccaaacaagcccaaacgaaagACAGCATGTCAAAACGTGGACGTACACGATCCCGTCAAAAACAAAAGCATGCACGTCTTCATGCAGCATTCAGATGAAACTGGTTTTTGGTCGCCAGCAGCTGTTCAAACCTGCGACCACATCGCACAAAACTACGACAGGTGGAACAACAACGAGCTCACATCTGTCACGAGCAGCATAACATCTCAGAGACGGAGTCAAAAACATATATAGCAGTTGAGGAATCTGGAGTTACATGAGAGAGCAGGCACGATAAACCTCTCCCAAATGTTCTACCAAAGCAGCACGCACATCACATCAAATGTGAACCTCAAGAAATCCCTCTCAAAATAAACCATCGTTCACAGGACGCGGCACCCTTCCGTTACGCACAATCAAAGAAATGACAACATGTACAACGGAGGCTAAGCATAGCCATTGACACAGTTTCTAAGAGCCGTCGCCCAGACTGCACTTCAGGCTCACTCACCCAAACCTCTTATTATCCAGCCGCCCTTGGTACTTCCATCTCGGTGAGATCTTGACAGATGGGAGCATCCTAtgggggtgggtggggggggggggggggggggggggggggggggggggcagcacACCGACGATGCACCCTGTCAGGTCCCAAACAGATGAGATGCTAATAGTGAACCCTGTCATCGCCGTCGAAGTTTAGGCCCTGCATGCCCCTAATGGTAGACTCGTAGTTCTTCGGGTTAGATGAGTGGCGCCTGCTGGAAGACGAGCGCTTGCCGTCCGAGGAGTCAGGCATCTGCGGGCTCCACCGCGGGGCTCCAGACCTCTGGAATGCCCCTGGGCTTGCATCAGTGGTGCGGCTACGTGTTTGCTCCGCTTCAGTGCTTGGCTCTCGGCTACTAGAGACAGCAGGCCGCCTTGACGATCCGCTTGAACGTCCCAAAAAAGTCGAACTGGAGAACTACATGTCATTTAAGGGTCAGATAATACATGACAACTAACATACACAAACACTCCAGAATCCCCCCGCTTCTTCCTATCACAAAGCAGCACCAAACAACGTGAAAATATCAAACAGCTCACCACAGCATCTTTGGATGTCGATGTCTCAGGCCGAACAGGGGACTTCTGCTTGGCTAGGCTGCCTGCATTTATAACTACTGGTGGAGCCTGGCGTCGCGTTGGGTCCATATCTGACCACCCACTTCTCCTTCCCTCTTCAGTGCCTATTATACATGAATGCAGCGGGCAGTCAAGCAACTAAATAATCTAACCAACTGGCACATCGGCAACGCTTAAACTACATATAAACAAAATGGTCCCATAGATTCGTAATAGAATAGAATTGGCCAGCAAGAAAATTTATTCCATTACCAATTAATTGTTTTAAATATACAATGTGACTGATTTCAACCTTTCATTTCATTACAGTAATCTTGTAACTGAAACCCCTTTTAGAAGGCTGCttcacaaatatatatatatatatatatatatatatatatatatatatatatatatatatataacatatcTAAGTTTCTCGAAGTATCTGATATTCAATCTGCCAGACTAATTCACTGTGCGCTACTGCTACAAAAAAAAACTGGCAAATTAATGAAACATTGCATGAGATTTATCTTTTCAAAAAAGAAACAAGCAGCAAGAAACCATTCAAACTCTAACTTGTGATGGGCATACAGCACTATGCATGGATGGTATCAACTGCTAAATGAAAATTCTTGAGCATCAGACCTGAATGTCTATTGTTGTTTGCCACAGGAGCCATCCCAGAGCTCTGTCCTACTGCTGGAGCCTAAATAAGAAGGCATGAGCATAGTCAGAAAAAAAATATCCATGTGTGCGCCATTGAGGAAAGGTAGGAGGGTAATTTTATTCATTGTACTGACCATTGCACGTGGTGGAGCAGTGGTCATCTGTGCATGTTGGTACTTTAGAATGGTCCAGTCAAAAACATAATCAAACTGAAAGCCTGCCCAATGGATAACATAATTCCGAGTTAGCATTTTGCAACACTGAGAATCAAAAACACGGTTTATCATTAGATGAAATATTGGGCATATTAAACCAACCTTCCCGAATAAAAAGGTCTCTGAACAATCTCTTCAGGTATTGATAGTCCGGTGCATCTTCAAAACGTAGTGAGCGACAGTAATGGAAGTAAGAAGCAAACTCAGTAGGATATCCACGACAGAGGGCCTACAATTGGGGAAACACAATAAGAACATATACACCAAAGAAAGAAACACAGTTAGTAGAGAACAATGTGTGACCTCAGTTGAAGTAGCAATTTTCCTTTCGCTGATCTTTTCATACTTTTGTTTCTTGTTCCCAGCTTTCAGGCCCTGCCATGGAAGGCTGACAGTAGGCAAACAATGTGTTAACCCAGACATATCAGAAAATCAGAGATGAAACAGCGAATCAGGTTACAGTAAACAACCTTCCTCTCAAGAAGTACATCAGTACATATCCAAGAGATTCCATGTCATCCCTCCGGCTTTGTTCTGCGCGAAGACATCAACTATGATATCAAAATGAAATGTCATGGAAAGGTAAGAGAATTTTTTTCAGGAATCCAGAAACTGCATGCCTGGAAACTAACTACCACCCAATTGAATGAAACCTACCAATTCCAAGGTGGGTATTTACACTTGCATATCTTGCTGTTCCAGTCAAGTTCTTGTTCTCTCTGCAATTAAATGGACAAGACTGAAGGTTCAGATATTTTAAATTGAGGTGCTGTCTGAAATCACGCTAAGAGAAAGATTTTCCAGATATTTGAATTTCTAGTGGTACGTGGAACAATATCAAACATGAGCATAAAATAACTACGGACCTACTGTGGCAGCATAAGAAACTGCAGCAGTAAAATATATTGTTGGTGATACTATGGAGCAAGTACAATTATTTTACAGTAAAAGTGAAAATAAATAAGATGTTGAACAGCAATTTCATGCAAATTTCTCATAGCATGCTTACCTGTATGGAATGTGCTGGTGTGTTGATGTATCTCTGTACTTCTTTGCAAGTCCAAAATCGATAACGTAAACCTATAAAGAGATTAAAAGCAATTATTAATGCGTGCACCTACTATTAAACCCACAAGTAAAGGTAGATTGAGGGAATATAACTAATCACCTGGTTTGCCCTTTTCCCAAGACCCATGAGAAAATTGTCTGGCTTAATATCTCTGTGCAAGAATGACTTCGAATGAACAAACTCAACTCGATTGATCTAGGAAAATAGAGGACATTAACATCATATACAATTAAATGAAAGCAGATGGGTTGAGCAGAAATATGCTTCATGGAAACTTGAACCTAAAATGAGAAAGTAAGCAAACAGAATAGTGAACCTAAAATGAGAAAGTAAGCAAACAGAATAGTGAACTAGTCATGCTTCAATGATGCAGCATACC
This genomic interval carries:
- the LOC136513457 gene encoding IQ domain-containing protein IQM1-like; translation: MTLRSLDHPKLLQATSPTTSSSRDHHRLISSLSVVDDMLPRSPKLLRTNSSKKVPAASNLERALLSFKSWEASAGAIDDANKPAAAVPVPPASPVQRRIHGARPGRLALHSPTSGGGRPAMAAADTTVDVLRSPLHEAAATRVQKMFKGHRTRRTLADCAIVIEELWWKLCDSASLDRTSISFFTATAGGGKQETAASRWVRAGKRIAKVGKGLSKDDKAQKLALRHWLEAIDPRHRYGHNLHLYYDIWFQSSSTEPFFYWLDIGGGREIHHPSCPRTKLNSQLVMYLGMNERAAYQVVVEDGRLTYLQTGLPVNTTDESKWIFVLSTTRSLYVGQKRKGQFQHSSFLAGGATSAAGRLVAKDGVLKAIWPYSGHYLPTEENFNEFIAFLQENKVDLTDVKRCSVDDEEYPSLKRKQQSIADDEEKEAKLEAEPAAAGAVDANETGSRAVVAKWTSGAGARIGCVRDYPAELQSRALEQVNLSPNRPAPPCPCPPQSPWAGKAPIPSPRPSPRIRLSPRVQYMGVPAASPTGLRPPPLKQQCLGLGLGIRPPTAHLTLPGNKKGSKATTSSPANH